In Desulfovibrio oxyclinae DSM 11498, a single genomic region encodes these proteins:
- a CDS encoding HD domain-containing protein has translation MILKHDHTMRVVENARKITDAEDIPSPMREAALLAAVYHDAGRFIQYRDYGTFRDAESANHARLSIRAIKNHGLLDGVPEPIRRLTVGAVALHNVRAIPEKTTPAIRTALSVVRDADKLDILPVILDHCDQGGDNPVVMHGATPDPYRFTPELFEQILSGRLGDYELIRWTNDFLILLAGWIYDLNHPYSCGRVLDDGLLDRIFAHLPETTEFKTLRDSVTSHAMRKRRA, from the coding sequence GTGATCCTCAAGCACGATCACACCATGCGTGTGGTCGAAAATGCCCGAAAAATCACGGATGCCGAGGACATTCCCTCCCCCATGCGTGAAGCCGCGCTCCTCGCGGCGGTCTATCACGACGCCGGACGATTCATCCAATACCGCGACTACGGCACGTTCCGCGATGCGGAATCCGCAAACCACGCCCGGCTGAGCATCAGGGCCATCAAGAACCACGGGCTACTCGACGGCGTTCCCGAGCCTATCCGGCGGCTGACGGTCGGCGCAGTGGCCCTGCACAACGTCCGGGCCATTCCCGAAAAGACCACTCCCGCCATCCGCACGGCACTTTCGGTGGTTCGCGACGCAGACAAGCTGGATATCCTGCCAGTGATCCTCGACCACTGCGATCAGGGCGGCGACAATCCAGTCGTGATGCACGGAGCCACCCCCGATCCGTACAGGTTCACCCCGGAACTGTTCGAGCAGATTCTCTCCGGCAGGCTGGGCGACTACGAACTCATCCGTTGGACCAACGACTTTCTCATCCTTCTCGCTGGCTGGATTTACGACCTGAACCACCCCTACTCCTGCGGCCGGGTTCTGGACGACGGACTGCTGGACCGCATCTTTGCCCATCTGCCGGAAACGACCGAATTCAAAACGCTTCGCGACTCCGTAACGAGCCACGCCATGAGGAAAAGAAGGGCCTAA
- a CDS encoding response regulator gives MRILIVEDEYTSRKLLTSLLSDYGKCDTASDGKSGVEAFEKALAEGNPYGLVCLDIMMPVMDGHEALKAIRDVEARHGVRAQSEVKVIMVTAINDPVTVVKAYYQGGAAAYIPKPVEIDSLLSVLRDLEIIK, from the coding sequence ATGCGCATACTCATTGTGGAAGACGAATACACGAGCCGCAAGCTTCTGACCTCGCTTCTCTCGGATTACGGGAAGTGCGACACTGCTTCCGACGGCAAGAGTGGAGTGGAAGCCTTCGAGAAGGCCCTTGCCGAAGGGAACCCTTATGGGCTTGTGTGTCTGGATATCATGATGCCCGTCATGGACGGACACGAAGCGCTGAAGGCCATACGCGACGTCGAGGCAAGGCACGGCGTTCGGGCCCAGAGCGAAGTGAAGGTCATCATGGTAACGGCCATCAACGACCCTGTTACGGTGGTCAAGGCCTACTATCAGGGCGGCGCGGCCGCCTACATCCCCAAGCCGGTGGAGATAGATTCGCTCCTCTCCGTGCTGAGGGATCTGGAAATAATAAAGTAA
- a CDS encoding Tim44 domain-containing protein produces the protein MSLKRILAAAAAVLALPTPAAAAVPGFAGMHVVDLILLGFLVFLLIRVFKRRFGGGQDQRRGPQDGNPPESNSEQEKDASAPRDRYDVARATWDMLSSDSEQPQQPARPKANTSGTDFEPAEFIEGAKLFFTRLQQARDAGTLDELRDFLAPSLYEELKQEAAGGDTARTEVMLVEARLADRRTEDGKTVVSVLFDATLRRGASGETPYNYRGVWEFSRTEGDTDALWTLEKMDRVDH, from the coding sequence ATGTCCCTGAAAAGAATACTTGCAGCCGCAGCCGCGGTGCTGGCTCTTCCCACACCCGCCGCGGCGGCTGTTCCCGGTTTTGCCGGTATGCACGTGGTGGACCTGATCCTTCTCGGCTTTCTCGTTTTTCTCCTGATTCGCGTCTTCAAGCGTCGTTTCGGCGGCGGTCAGGATCAGCGCCGCGGACCTCAGGACGGAAATCCTCCTGAGAGCAATTCGGAGCAGGAGAAGGATGCCTCCGCACCGCGCGACCGCTATGACGTGGCCAGAGCCACGTGGGACATGCTCTCTTCGGACTCCGAACAGCCGCAGCAACCGGCACGGCCGAAGGCAAACACTTCGGGAACGGACTTCGAACCCGCCGAGTTCATCGAAGGGGCTAAGCTCTTCTTTACTCGCCTTCAGCAGGCGCGAGACGCCGGAACGCTGGACGAGCTTCGCGATTTTCTGGCCCCTTCCTTATATGAAGAACTCAAGCAGGAAGCCGCTGGCGGCGACACCGCCCGCACCGAGGTGATGCTGGTCGAAGCGCGACTCGCCGACCGCAGGACCGAGGACGGCAAAACCGTGGTCTCCGTGCTTTTCGACGCCACCCTGCGACGCGGGGCATCAGGCGAGACGCCATACAATTATCGTGGCGTCTGGGAATTCTCCCGTACCGAGGGCGATACTGACGCCCTGTGGACGCTGGAGAAGATGGACAGGGTCGATCACTAG
- a CDS encoding class I SAM-dependent methyltransferase has translation MSAKDFELNQPLEALVAEAERRFGGIVYEEVSIAGVTLQIPQIKDMPRYLDRLVGKTRPGDSVELPLWAKMWPSCLMLGMFMARCPLPEGARVLEVGAGVGVSGLVAASRGLKVTVSDVEPDALLFSRIGVLKNGLEANVEVVDCDFTKAELPNRFDMIIGCEILYQDHVYEPLHAFFERHLAETPEAEIVIALDSVRKGQGFFKRAEGRYRMMKQEFPYKDEETGQERASVLYRLRRTS, from the coding sequence TTGTCCGCCAAGGATTTTGAGCTGAACCAGCCCCTTGAGGCGTTGGTTGCCGAGGCCGAACGACGTTTCGGCGGCATCGTATATGAAGAGGTGAGCATTGCGGGCGTGACATTGCAGATCCCGCAGATAAAGGACATGCCCCGGTATCTTGATCGTCTGGTGGGCAAGACCCGCCCCGGCGATTCGGTAGAGCTGCCGCTTTGGGCCAAGATGTGGCCGTCCTGCCTGATGCTTGGCATGTTCATGGCCCGCTGTCCTCTCCCGGAAGGGGCTCGCGTGCTTGAGGTCGGCGCAGGCGTTGGCGTTTCCGGACTGGTGGCCGCCAGCCGAGGCCTGAAGGTCACGGTTTCCGACGTCGAACCGGACGCCTTGCTGTTCAGCCGCATCGGCGTGCTCAAGAACGGGTTGGAAGCGAATGTTGAGGTCGTGGACTGCGACTTTACCAAGGCCGAACTGCCTAACCGCTTTGACATGATTATCGGCTGTGAAATCCTGTATCAGGACCATGTTTACGAGCCGTTGCACGCATTTTTTGAACGTCATCTGGCGGAAACTCCGGAAGCGGAGATCGTCATTGCGCTCGACAGCGTCCGCAAGGGACAGGGCTTTTTCAAGCGCGCCGAGGGCCGCTACCGCATGATGAAGCAGGAGTTCCCTTATAAGGATGAAGAAACCGGGCAGGAGAGGGCTTCTGTGCTCTACCGGTTGAGGAGGACTTCCTGA
- a CDS encoding YcaO-like family protein, with protein MIRLKDCFKTYTKDQDKAASPQETVSRVRACLAETCEGVLAETDRVDTGRLGIPVFVSKCGPKAAEVMPTRKQMGKGASPEQAEASALMELVERFSYFTFWSNEENFEKLTWSEAAAKWPESIMPVSEVLQSVGEEGMSEEDAVRILDLISWRFHPAHDVASGKDVHVPLDWFKKLNEFNGSSAGNTFEESILQGACELVERHVCAVVDRTSPELPTIDPATSDDPVLERLCRCFADNGVKLILKDFTLGFPVPTVGALAWDPSTFPGLSEIVYTAGTSATPEKAAVRAVTEIAQLAGDFETSRVYEASGLPKYTDPEQTEWLQAGPVCRLDALPEVEDENIRTELASLADGLRDMGYTLYSVDTTHPELGVTANYNFVPGFLFRERTPHASLGMFVGRALAEDAPFDEALEGLDVLAQVYPDAHFVPFFQGMLALRMDDIMYAADRFADAEPLQPAREEAALCAFYQAYALTLAEDWADAVPHLDRAIGYDADVKEFFNLRGVCRFRMGEYNSASEDFQASLDIDSGNPEDLANLGLCHKFMGNASEALDYLDVALSMNPGLEWARPHHEELLASQG; from the coding sequence ATGATTCGGCTCAAGGATTGTTTCAAGACATATACCAAGGATCAGGACAAGGCCGCTTCCCCTCAGGAAACCGTCAGCCGCGTCAGAGCCTGTCTGGCCGAGACCTGTGAAGGCGTTCTGGCAGAGACGGATCGTGTGGACACTGGTCGCCTCGGCATTCCGGTTTTCGTCAGCAAATGCGGCCCCAAGGCTGCCGAAGTCATGCCCACCCGCAAGCAAATGGGAAAGGGTGCCTCGCCAGAGCAGGCCGAAGCTTCCGCGCTCATGGAGCTGGTGGAGCGGTTCAGCTATTTTACCTTTTGGAGCAACGAAGAGAATTTCGAAAAGCTGACATGGTCCGAAGCCGCCGCAAAGTGGCCGGAAAGCATCATGCCGGTTTCCGAAGTGCTTCAGTCCGTCGGCGAAGAGGGCATGAGCGAAGAGGACGCTGTGCGGATTCTCGACCTCATCAGCTGGCGTTTTCATCCAGCACATGACGTGGCCTCAGGCAAGGACGTGCATGTCCCCCTCGACTGGTTTAAAAAGCTCAATGAATTCAACGGCTCTTCCGCCGGAAATACGTTCGAGGAATCCATCCTTCAGGGAGCGTGCGAGCTGGTGGAGCGCCATGTCTGCGCCGTGGTGGACCGAACCTCTCCGGAGCTGCCAACCATCGATCCGGCAACGTCCGACGATCCGGTTCTGGAGCGGCTTTGCAGGTGCTTCGCCGACAACGGCGTGAAGCTGATCCTCAAGGATTTCACGCTGGGATTCCCGGTGCCCACGGTGGGTGCCCTTGCATGGGACCCTTCCACTTTCCCCGGCTTGAGCGAGATCGTCTATACTGCCGGAACTTCGGCCACGCCGGAAAAGGCAGCAGTGCGCGCCGTGACCGAGATCGCCCAGCTCGCTGGCGACTTTGAGACCAGCCGCGTTTACGAGGCCTCCGGGCTGCCGAAGTATACCGACCCAGAACAGACCGAGTGGCTTCAGGCCGGACCGGTCTGCAGGCTGGATGCGCTGCCTGAGGTCGAGGACGAGAACATCCGCACCGAGCTGGCTTCCCTTGCCGACGGGCTGCGCGACATGGGGTACACCCTGTATTCTGTGGACACCACGCACCCGGAACTCGGCGTGACCGCCAACTACAACTTCGTTCCAGGATTCCTGTTCCGCGAGCGCACGCCCCATGCCAGCCTCGGCATGTTCGTGGGCCGGGCACTGGCCGAAGATGCACCGTTCGACGAGGCGCTCGAAGGGCTTGACGTTCTGGCTCAGGTGTATCCCGACGCCCACTTTGTTCCGTTCTTCCAGGGTATGCTGGCCCTGCGCATGGATGACATCATGTACGCCGCCGACCGCTTTGCCGATGCCGAACCGCTACAGCCCGCAAGGGAAGAGGCCGCGCTTTGCGCCTTCTACCAGGCGTACGCCCTGACGCTGGCCGAGGACTGGGCCGATGCCGTGCCGCATCTGGACAGGGCCATCGGCTACGATGCGGACGTGAAGGAGTTCTTCAACCTGCGCGGCGTGTGCCGGTTCCGCATGGGAGAATATAATTCCGCATCCGAGGATTTTCAGGCCTCGTTGGATATCGACTCCGGCAATCCCGAAGATCTCGCGAACCTTGGCCTTTGTCATAAGTTCATGGGCAACGCATCGGAAGCGCTGGACTATCTCGACGTGGCGCTTTCCATGAACCCGGGGCTTGAATGGGCGCGTCCCCATCACGAGGAACTCCTTGCCTCGCAAGGATAA
- a CDS encoding TusE/DsrC/DsvC family sulfur relay protein, whose product MAVVEFQGKTFEVDEDGFLQRFEDWTPEWVDYVKDTEGIKELTEDHQKVIDFLQDYYKKNGIAPMVRILSKVTGFKLKQIYELFPSGPGKGACKMAGLPKPTGCV is encoded by the coding sequence ATGGCTGTTGTCGAATTCCAGGGTAAGACTTTCGAAGTTGATGAAGACGGCTTCCTGCAGCGTTTTGAAGACTGGACCCCTGAATGGGTGGACTACGTCAAAGACACTGAAGGCATCAAGGAACTCACCGAAGACCACCAGAAGGTCATCGACTTCCTGCAGGACTACTACAAGAAGAACGGCATCGCTCCGATGGTCCGCATCCTTTCCAAGGTCACCGGCTTCAAGCTGAAGCAGATCTACGAACTGTTCCCCTCCGGACCGGGCAAGGGAGCCTGTAAGATGGCTGGTCTGCCCAAGCCCACCGGCTGCGTCTAG